In Chryseobacterium gleum, a single genomic region encodes these proteins:
- a CDS encoding beta-ketoacyl-ACP synthase III yields MYDVFITKASKYLPNEPVANDEMETYLGLINDAPSKAKSLILRNNKITTRYYALDKDGNPTHSNAQLTAKAIEGLFDENFKKEDMKLLSVGTTSPDQIQPSHASMVHGELNIGKSIEINTSTGLCNSGMNALNYGFLSVKAGVQENAVCAGSERMSAWMTADKFNHEAENLKLLEERPIIAFKREFLRWMLSDGAGAFLLENKPRENSTSLKIEFIDFYSYAHEIEACMYAGCDKLEDGSLKSWADYPSDEWLKQSIFAIKQDTKILDKYILVKGAESLRSSFDKHNLDPEKIDHVLAHISSGYFKDGLKEEFAKKGMDFPAEKWFYNLSEVGNIGAGSIFIALEELMNSGRLKKGEKVLLCVPESGRFAYSCALLTVC; encoded by the coding sequence ATGTACGACGTATTTATAACAAAAGCATCAAAATACTTACCCAATGAGCCGGTAGCGAATGATGAAATGGAGACTTATCTTGGGCTTATCAATGATGCGCCATCTAAAGCAAAATCACTTATCCTAAGAAATAATAAAATCACAACAAGATACTACGCTTTAGATAAGGACGGAAATCCTACACACTCTAATGCGCAGCTTACGGCAAAAGCAATCGAAGGCCTTTTTGATGAAAATTTCAAAAAGGAAGACATGAAATTATTATCGGTAGGAACCACTTCACCAGACCAGATCCAGCCATCACACGCTTCTATGGTTCATGGTGAACTGAACATCGGAAAATCTATTGAAATTAATACTTCAACGGGTCTTTGCAACTCAGGAATGAATGCGCTGAATTACGGATTCCTTTCTGTAAAAGCAGGCGTACAGGAAAATGCTGTATGTGCAGGCTCCGAAAGAATGTCTGCATGGATGACTGCTGATAAATTTAACCATGAGGCTGAAAATTTAAAATTACTGGAAGAAAGACCTATCATCGCTTTTAAAAGAGAATTCCTGAGATGGATGCTTTCTGACGGAGCAGGAGCTTTTCTTTTGGAAAATAAGCCACGAGAAAACAGCACTTCATTAAAGATAGAATTCATTGACTTCTATTCATATGCCCACGAAATTGAGGCATGTATGTATGCCGGATGTGATAAACTTGAAGATGGGAGCCTGAAATCATGGGCAGATTACCCGTCTGATGAATGGCTGAAACAATCTATTTTTGCCATCAAACAGGATACGAAAATCCTGGATAAATATATCCTTGTAAAAGGAGCTGAAAGTTTAAGGTCTTCTTTTGACAAACATAACTTAGATCCTGAAAAAATTGATCATGTACTGGCTCATATCTCTTCGGGCTATTTCAAAGACGGACTCAAAGAAGAATTTGCTAAAAAAGGAATGGACTTCCCTGCGGAAAAATGGTTCTATAACCTTTCAGAAGTAGGAAACATCGGAGCAGGATCTATCTTTATTGCTCTTGAAGAACTGATGAATTCAGGAAGACTGAAAAAAGGAGAAAAAGTACTTCTTTGTGTTCCTGAAAGCGGAAGATTTGCTTATTCATGTGCATTACTAACTGTTTGCTAA
- a CDS encoding BtrH N-terminal domain-containing protein, translating to MKLNFEHHQTAHCENGVASNLLLNKGLKLSEPMIFGIGSGLFFVYLPFLKVNFAPGFSYRPMPGAIFSKAAKRLGIKIKREKFSNPKDAQKALERNLEQNIPTGLQVGVFNLTYFPEEYKFHFNAHNLVVYGKEDGKFLISDPVMDYTTSLSEAELEKVRYAKGALPPKGHMYYPVYVPENVNLEEAIKKGIKDTCKNMLAPVPLIGVKAMRWVAKSIPKWAEKKGTKVTNHYLGQLIRMQEEIGTGGGGFRFIYGAFLQEAAVILKNDELKELSKEITAIGDLWRDFAVDIARVYKNRNSKSNIYNELSKTMLHIADLEEAFYKKLRKAI from the coding sequence ATGAAATTAAACTTTGAACACCATCAGACTGCGCATTGCGAAAACGGTGTTGCTTCTAATCTACTGCTCAACAAAGGCCTTAAACTCAGTGAACCTATGATCTTCGGGATCGGTTCCGGACTGTTTTTTGTCTACCTCCCTTTTTTAAAGGTAAATTTTGCTCCGGGCTTCAGCTACCGCCCGATGCCGGGTGCAATTTTCAGTAAAGCAGCCAAAAGATTAGGAATTAAAATTAAAAGAGAGAAATTCTCAAATCCTAAGGATGCCCAGAAAGCGCTAGAAAGAAATCTGGAACAAAATATACCGACAGGGCTTCAGGTAGGGGTTTTCAATCTTACTTACTTTCCTGAAGAATATAAATTCCACTTCAATGCCCACAACCTTGTGGTCTATGGAAAAGAAGACGGAAAATTCCTGATCAGTGATCCGGTAATGGATTACACAACTTCCCTTTCCGAAGCAGAACTGGAAAAAGTAAGATACGCAAAAGGAGCACTGCCTCCGAAAGGACACATGTACTACCCTGTTTATGTTCCTGAAAATGTGAATCTTGAAGAAGCCATTAAAAAAGGAATCAAAGATACCTGCAAAAATATGCTGGCTCCGGTACCGCTTATCGGGGTAAAAGCCATGAGATGGGTAGCGAAAAGCATCCCGAAATGGGCAGAGAAGAAAGGAACAAAAGTAACCAACCATTATCTGGGGCAGCTGATCAGGATGCAGGAGGAAATCGGAACCGGAGGTGGTGGCTTCAGATTTATCTATGGAGCATTTCTTCAGGAAGCTGCTGTTATTCTTAAAAATGATGAGCTAAAAGAATTATCCAAAGAAATTACTGCTATTGGTGACCTTTGGAGGGATTTTGCCGTGGATATTGCAAGGGTGTATAAAAACAGAAATTCGAAAAGCAATATCTACAATGAACTTTCAAAAACAATGCTGCATATTGCAGATCTGGAAGAAGCTTTCTATAAAAAACTGAGAAAAGCGATCTGA
- a CDS encoding ABC transporter ATP-binding protein, translated as MIEIKNLYKKYKNSEDFSVNDITLNISKNEIYGILGPNGAGKTTLISMLSGLIKPTSGQFTINGLSPQKDGFKIRQIIGIVPQEYALYPTLTAKENLMFFGSLYGLKHNQLKKAIDESLEIMGLSKFANKQVGQFSGGMKRRCNLIAGTLHNPKVLFLDEPTVGVDVQSKKAIIDYLLDLNKKGTCIIYTSHHLSEAEEFCTKIAIIDHGKIHAVGTPEELVNRVASAENLEDVFISLTGKELRDVVV; from the coding sequence ATGATTGAAATCAAAAACCTATATAAGAAATACAAAAATTCTGAGGATTTTTCTGTAAATGATATCACATTGAATATCAGCAAAAATGAAATCTATGGAATTCTGGGGCCTAACGGTGCCGGGAAAACAACTTTAATTTCTATGCTTTCCGGACTGATAAAGCCTACATCAGGTCAGTTTACCATTAACGGACTGTCTCCGCAGAAAGATGGTTTCAAAATCAGACAGATCATCGGAATTGTTCCACAGGAATATGCGTTGTATCCTACGCTTACCGCAAAAGAAAATCTGATGTTTTTCGGAAGCCTTTATGGTTTAAAGCACAACCAGCTCAAAAAAGCCATAGATGAATCGCTGGAGATCATGGGACTTTCAAAATTTGCCAATAAGCAGGTAGGACAGTTTTCAGGCGGAATGAAGCGCCGCTGCAACCTCATCGCAGGAACGCTTCACAATCCTAAAGTTCTCTTTCTGGATGAACCAACTGTAGGTGTGGATGTTCAGTCTAAAAAAGCAATTATTGACTATCTTTTGGATTTGAATAAGAAGGGAACCTGTATCATCTATACTTCTCATCACCTCTCGGAAGCAGAAGAATTCTGTACCAAAATTGCCATCATTGATCATGGAAAAATCCATGCTGTAGGAACCCCTGAAGAACTGGTAAACAGAGTAGCAAGCGCAGAAAACCTTGAAGATGTTTTCATTTCATTAACCGGAAAAGAATTAAGAGATGTTGTTGTATAA